In Alteribacter lacisalsi, a genomic segment contains:
- a CDS encoding GntR family transcriptional regulator, translating into MIKSDQRPLYLQVIDRIKSDIENGHYEAGQRLPSEFELSRKLGVSRATLREALRMLEDESVIVRRHGVGTFISEKPLFTSGIEELNSVTDMIKGSQMEPGTVFLSASEALATEEDCRIFKDSSPGEMIVIERVRTADGQPVVYCLDRLPKKLLPDYTSRTEESIFTQLEASGTTISYAHTQIEPVGFHEKISGMLQCAEETSLLALKQMHYDYNEKPVLYSLNYFRADKFKFHVIRKRV; encoded by the coding sequence ATGATTAAATCCGACCAGCGTCCCCTGTATCTTCAGGTGATCGACCGGATCAAGAGCGATATTGAAAACGGACATTACGAAGCGGGACAGCGGCTCCCTTCCGAATTTGAGCTTTCACGAAAGCTCGGGGTAAGCCGTGCAACACTGCGTGAAGCTCTGCGCATGCTTGAAGATGAAAGCGTTATAGTAAGAAGGCACGGGGTTGGCACGTTTATTAGTGAGAAGCCTCTTTTTACATCGGGGATTGAGGAATTAAACAGTGTCACGGATATGATTAAAGGGAGCCAGATGGAACCCGGAACGGTCTTCCTTTCAGCTTCAGAAGCCCTGGCCACTGAAGAGGACTGCCGGATTTTTAAAGACAGCAGCCCCGGAGAAATGATTGTCATTGAACGGGTCCGGACAGCAGACGGACAGCCTGTTGTCTATTGTCTTGACCGGCTGCCGAAAAAGCTTCTTCCTGATTATACTTCCAGAACGGAAGAATCCATTTTCACTCAGCTTGAAGCATCAGGGACAACAATCAGTTATGCACATACTCAGATCGAGCCAGTCGGTTTTCACGAGAAAATATCCGGTATGCTTCAATGCGCAGAGGAAACGTCACTCCTGGCGCTCAAGCAAATGCATTATGATTATAATGAAAAGCCGGTTCTGTATTCACTTAATTACTTCAGAGCCGACAAGTTTAAATTCCACGTGATCCGCAAGCGGGTGTAG
- the dpaA gene encoding dipicolinic acid synthetase subunit A gives MLTDMHVVIIGGDARQLEIIRKLSQLDAKVSLVGFDQLDDGFAGAKKQSLQTLDPLTVDAVVLPVSGMNSKGEVESIFSGEPVKLTSEWLTRTNKTTTVYSGISTESLRALLDKSNRPFTEVFSRDDVAIYNSIPTAEGTIMMVIQHTDTTIHSSDIIVLGFGRVGMTTARTLSSLGANVKVAALGTELLARAFEMGMKPVSLTELKEHAGQADVIINTIPANVLTAEIIGKMQPHALIVDLASKPGGTDFRFAEKRGIKALLAPGLPGIVAPKTAGRIFANVLGSLLTEQWEKRKGGAS, from the coding sequence GTGCTGACGGATATGCACGTAGTGATTATTGGCGGCGACGCAAGGCAACTTGAAATTATACGAAAGCTTTCTCAACTTGATGCAAAAGTGTCTCTGGTCGGTTTCGATCAGCTGGATGACGGATTTGCAGGAGCAAAAAAACAGTCACTCCAGACGCTCGATCCCTTGACTGTGGATGCGGTTGTTCTGCCGGTTAGCGGCATGAATTCAAAGGGAGAAGTCGAATCCATTTTCTCGGGAGAACCGGTTAAGCTCACATCCGAGTGGCTCACCCGGACGAACAAAACAACGACTGTCTATTCAGGAATTTCAACCGAATCATTAAGAGCACTTCTTGATAAAAGCAATCGGCCGTTTACAGAGGTGTTCAGCCGCGATGATGTGGCCATCTATAATTCGATTCCTACGGCAGAAGGGACGATTATGATGGTAATTCAGCACACTGATACCACGATCCACTCATCGGACATTATTGTGCTCGGATTCGGCAGAGTGGGCATGACGACAGCCCGGACGTTAAGCAGTCTAGGGGCTAATGTCAAGGTTGCTGCGCTAGGAACTGAGCTTCTGGCAAGGGCATTCGAAATGGGGATGAAACCGGTTAGTCTGACAGAACTGAAGGAACACGCAGGTCAGGCTGATGTGATTATCAACACCATTCCTGCAAATGTTCTGACTGCAGAAATTATCGGTAAAATGCAGCCCCACGCCCTGATCGTTGATCTTGCAAGTAAGCCTGGGGGAACGGATTTCCGTTTTGCTGAAAAAAGGGGAATAAAAGCTCTGCTTGCCCCTGGACTGCCCGGCATTGTAGCACCAAAAACAGCCGGCAGAATTTTTGCCAATGTCCTTGGATCGCTGCTTACAGAGCAGTGGGAAAAAAGAAAAGGAGGGGCATCCTGA
- a CDS encoding YlmC/YmxH family sporulation protein produces the protein MRLSEISNKEIIDFHKGERLGVLGQTDLVIDERTGQIQAFVIPTLKWFGLGKRDKEVTVYWHQIKKIGTDMIIIEVQP, from the coding sequence TTGCGTCTAAGTGAAATCAGTAATAAGGAAATTATCGATTTTCATAAAGGGGAGCGTCTTGGTGTTCTCGGCCAGACAGATCTGGTTATTGATGAACGTACAGGTCAGATCCAGGCCTTCGTTATCCCCACACTGAAGTGGTTTGGACTCGGTAAACGGGATAAGGAAGTAACTGTATACTGGCATCAGATAAAGAAGATAGGAACGGATATGATTATTATCGAAGTCCAGCCCTGA
- the dapA gene encoding 4-hydroxy-tetrahydrodipicolinate synthase, whose amino-acid sequence MNFGKIITAMVTPFDSKGNVDFQKTSKVIEYLIANGSDGIVVAGTTGESPTLSQEEKLALFEHAAKVADKRIPVIAGTGSNNTYQSVEFTKKAEKTGVDAVMLVVPYYNKPSQRGIYEHFRTIAAKTRLPVMLYNVPGRTVANMLPETVIELSKIDNIVSVKDASGNLDHITEIIDGTPENFTVYSGEDGLTLPIMSVGGDGVVSVASHVLGNEMQEMVKAYVSGNVKEAAAIHRKILPVMNGLFAAPSPSPVKTALQLKGLDAGGVRLPLVPLTSEERTALSSLLQSLK is encoded by the coding sequence ATGAACTTTGGAAAGATTATCACGGCTATGGTGACCCCGTTTGATTCAAAGGGGAATGTGGATTTTCAGAAAACCTCAAAAGTCATTGAGTATCTGATAGCCAACGGCTCGGACGGGATCGTCGTAGCCGGTACAACAGGAGAATCTCCTACCCTGTCACAGGAAGAAAAGCTGGCTCTTTTCGAACATGCTGCTAAAGTAGCTGATAAGAGAATTCCGGTGATCGCCGGAACCGGCTCCAACAATACGTACCAGAGTGTGGAATTCACGAAAAAAGCGGAGAAGACCGGCGTCGATGCAGTTATGCTGGTGGTTCCGTATTATAACAAACCGTCCCAGAGAGGCATATACGAACATTTCCGTACGATCGCTGCCAAGACCAGGCTGCCGGTGATGCTTTACAATGTACCTGGACGTACTGTTGCCAATATGCTTCCTGAAACAGTCATAGAACTTTCCAAAATTGATAACATCGTCAGTGTTAAGGACGCAAGCGGAAACCTGGATCACATTACGGAAATTATCGATGGTACACCTGAGAATTTCACCGTTTATTCAGGTGAAGACGGGCTGACCCTGCCGATTATGAGTGTAGGAGGCGACGGTGTCGTCAGTGTGGCATCCCACGTTCTCGGCAACGAAATGCAGGAGATGGTAAAAGCCTATGTAAGCGGCAATGTCAAGGAAGCGGCTGCGATACACCGGAAGATCCTTCCGGTCATGAACGGTCTCTTTGCAGCTCCGAGTCCCTCCCCTGTGAAAACAGCACTTCAGCTGAAAGGGCTGGATGCAGGCGGTGTCAGACTTCCGCTGGTTCCCCTTACATCAGAGGAGCGAACCGCGCTGTCATCCCTGCTTCAATCACTAAAATAA
- the asd gene encoding aspartate-semialdehyde dehydrogenase, which produces MSDQSKKFRVAVVGATGAVGQEMLRTLERRQFPAESLLPLSSSRSAGTKLIFNGQEVEVQEAAPESFENIDLALFSAGGSISKKLAPEAAKRGAIVVDNTSAFRMDEDVPLVVPEVNPDHLDDHQGIIANPNCSTIQMVAALEPVRKAFGLNRIIVSTYQAVSGAGADAIDEMYDQSRAVLEGKKAEANILPVSGDKKHYQIAFNAVPQIDLFQENGFTFEEMKMINETKKITGDPDLSVAATCVRLPVETGHSESVFFEVNHDGVTKEDVFRVLKEAPGVTVMDDPSEQLYPMAVDAAGKDDVFVGRLRKDLTDDRGFHCWIVADNLLKGAALNSVQIAETLVQKGLLK; this is translated from the coding sequence ATGTCTGATCAATCAAAAAAATTCCGTGTAGCGGTCGTCGGTGCTACAGGGGCAGTAGGACAGGAAATGCTTCGTACGCTTGAACGGAGACAGTTCCCGGCTGAATCCCTTCTTCCGTTATCGTCGAGCCGTTCTGCCGGAACAAAGCTCATTTTTAACGGACAAGAAGTCGAAGTACAGGAAGCAGCACCTGAGTCTTTTGAAAATATCGATCTCGCTCTTTTCAGTGCAGGAGGGTCCATATCAAAGAAACTGGCCCCGGAGGCTGCGAAACGCGGCGCTATCGTTGTGGATAATACGAGTGCTTTCAGAATGGATGAAGATGTTCCGCTCGTCGTGCCGGAAGTGAACCCGGACCACCTCGATGATCATCAGGGTATCATTGCTAATCCAAACTGTTCCACCATTCAGATGGTTGCAGCTCTGGAGCCTGTCAGGAAGGCATTTGGTTTAAACAGAATTATTGTGAGCACCTATCAGGCCGTTTCAGGTGCCGGGGCGGACGCGATTGATGAAATGTACGATCAGTCAAGAGCCGTCCTTGAGGGAAAAAAGGCTGAAGCTAACATCCTGCCTGTTTCAGGTGACAAGAAGCATTATCAGATTGCTTTTAATGCCGTTCCGCAGATCGATCTTTTTCAGGAAAACGGCTTTACATTTGAAGAGATGAAAATGATTAATGAAACAAAAAAGATTACGGGAGATCCGGATTTGAGTGTCGCAGCCACCTGTGTGCGCCTTCCCGTTGAAACCGGTCACAGTGAATCAGTCTTTTTTGAAGTTAATCATGACGGTGTGACGAAAGAAGATGTTTTCCGCGTGCTTAAAGAGGCTCCGGGAGTGACTGTCATGGATGATCCATCCGAGCAGCTTTATCCGATGGCTGTGGATGCTGCCGGAAAAGACGATGTATTTGTAGGACGTCTCAGAAAAGATCTTACTGATGACAGAGGCTTTCACTGCTGGATCGTTGCAGACAACCTTCTTAAAGGCGCAGCTTTGAACAGTGTCCAGATAGCAGAGACGCTGGTTCAAAAAGGGCTGCTCAAGTAA
- a CDS encoding DNA translocase FtsK, which yields MGKRKRKSTKWKTQLSYELAGVFLFVIATVAFARLGFAGEGIVQLFRFVLGDWHIVLTGGLLVLSFYFMVKRKWPKFWTRRKIGGYLFIYAVALLTHVRQFEILSQETPFTDRSVIRNTWHMFFMQINNETAVETMGGGMVGALGFSMTHFLFAEGGTIAFAIGLMVASVILFTGRSVMDVLKKGFDKIMSGVKKTLTSFGAWTIESLSAMKDAVNERRKAMKQEAQERKRDRSTRSPAPPVEETSDLEKPEEEPVIYDFSTKAYEGVDIPENSDPADPVTEPAVPSTAEKDKRPAHIVAEEEETEEEIPVPTASLAVISRENEHYELPDGGLLNNPKKTNQTKEHHMLSKNARKLEKTLESFGVNAKVTEVHLGPSVTKYEVYPSAGVKVSKVVNLSDDLALALAAKDIRIEAPIPGKSAIGIEVPNQEVALVTLKEVLEAKAMTETDNPLAIALGRNISGEAVIAELNKMPHLLVAGATGSGKSVCINGIVVSILMRSKPHEVKLMMIDPKMVELNVYNGIPHLLSPVVTDPKKASQALKKVVSEMERRYELFADSGTRNIEGYNAYVRRENRSRPEEDQQPYLPFIVVIVDELADLMMVASSDVEDSITRLAQMARAAGIHLIIATQRPSVDVITGVIKANIPSRIAFGVSSQTDSRTILDSNGAEKLLGRGDMLFIPVGASKPTRIQGAFLSDEEVERVVGFCIDQQKAQYAEEMIPKEGDKENVQQAVSDDLYEEAVALITDMQTASVSMLQRRFRIGYTRAARLIDEMEVRGVVGPYEGSKPREVLVSKHQDDNVSNG from the coding sequence TTGGGGAAAAGAAAACGAAAAAGTACAAAATGGAAAACCCAGCTGTCTTATGAACTTGCCGGTGTCTTTCTGTTTGTTATTGCCACAGTGGCGTTCGCCAGGCTCGGGTTTGCCGGTGAAGGTATCGTACAGCTGTTCAGGTTTGTTCTGGGCGACTGGCATATCGTCCTGACGGGGGGCCTGCTTGTACTTTCCTTTTATTTTATGGTGAAACGTAAATGGCCGAAGTTCTGGACGAGACGGAAGATCGGCGGCTATCTTTTTATCTATGCCGTTGCTCTTCTCACTCACGTTCGTCAGTTTGAAATTCTGTCTCAGGAGACACCATTTACCGACCGTTCGGTCATCCGGAATACATGGCATATGTTTTTTATGCAGATTAACAATGAAACAGCAGTGGAGACGATGGGAGGTGGGATGGTCGGGGCTTTAGGATTTTCCATGACCCACTTTCTCTTCGCAGAAGGGGGGACAATCGCCTTTGCGATCGGGCTGATGGTTGCTTCTGTCATTCTGTTTACCGGAAGATCCGTGATGGATGTGTTGAAAAAAGGTTTCGATAAAATCATGTCCGGTGTGAAAAAAACCCTTACGTCGTTTGGTGCCTGGACGATTGAAAGCCTGAGCGCCATGAAGGACGCCGTAAACGAGAGACGCAAAGCGATGAAACAGGAAGCCCAGGAGCGCAAACGGGACCGCAGTACAAGAAGTCCGGCTCCTCCAGTCGAGGAAACGTCTGATCTTGAAAAGCCTGAAGAAGAACCGGTTATTTATGATTTCTCAACAAAAGCTTATGAAGGTGTGGACATTCCCGAAAATTCCGATCCGGCAGACCCTGTTACGGAGCCTGCCGTTCCCTCGACAGCGGAGAAAGATAAACGGCCCGCACACATTGTCGCCGAAGAGGAAGAGACCGAGGAGGAGATTCCGGTGCCGACCGCTTCTCTTGCCGTGATCAGCCGGGAAAATGAACACTATGAACTGCCTGATGGAGGTCTTTTAAATAACCCTAAGAAAACTAATCAGACTAAGGAGCATCACATGCTCTCCAAAAATGCGCGCAAACTGGAGAAAACACTGGAAAGCTTCGGGGTGAACGCCAAAGTCACGGAAGTACACCTTGGTCCATCGGTTACGAAGTACGAAGTATACCCTTCCGCCGGAGTTAAAGTAAGTAAAGTGGTGAATCTTTCCGATGACCTTGCGCTGGCTCTGGCGGCAAAGGACATCCGGATCGAGGCCCCGATCCCGGGAAAATCTGCTATCGGAATTGAAGTGCCGAATCAGGAAGTGGCCCTGGTCACCCTGAAGGAAGTGCTTGAGGCGAAAGCAATGACAGAGACAGACAACCCTCTTGCAATTGCACTCGGGCGTAATATTTCCGGTGAAGCGGTTATTGCGGAACTGAATAAAATGCCCCACCTGCTCGTAGCGGGGGCGACGGGAAGCGGAAAAAGTGTCTGTATTAACGGTATTGTCGTCAGTATTCTGATGCGCAGTAAACCGCATGAAGTCAAGCTCATGATGATCGATCCGAAAATGGTTGAATTGAACGTGTATAATGGTATTCCCCACCTTCTTTCACCGGTGGTTACCGATCCGAAAAAAGCATCACAGGCTCTGAAAAAAGTAGTTTCGGAAATGGAGAGGCGTTATGAACTGTTTGCTGACTCCGGGACAAGAAACATAGAGGGATACAATGCTTATGTGAGAAGAGAAAACCGCTCTCGCCCGGAAGAAGATCAGCAGCCATATCTGCCATTCATTGTGGTTATTGTTGACGAGCTTGCCGATTTGATGATGGTGGCCTCGTCTGATGTAGAGGATTCGATTACCAGGCTAGCTCAGATGGCACGTGCAGCAGGGATCCACCTGATTATTGCTACACAGCGTCCGTCGGTAGATGTCATCACAGGCGTCATCAAAGCAAATATACCGTCCAGAATTGCTTTCGGAGTATCAAGCCAGACGGACTCCCGGACTATCCTTGACAGTAACGGGGCGGAAAAACTCCTTGGCAGGGGCGACATGCTGTTTATCCCTGTCGGGGCATCCAAACCTACACGGATTCAGGGAGCCTTTTTAAGTGATGAGGAAGTCGAAAGGGTTGTCGGGTTCTGTATAGACCAGCAGAAAGCCCAGTATGCTGAAGAAATGATCCCTAAAGAGGGAGACAAGGAGAATGTGCAGCAGGCCGTTTCTGACGACTTGTATGAAGAGGCTGTTGCTCTGATAACGGACATGCAGACAGCTTCCGTTTCCATGCTTCAGCGCAGATTCAGAATCGGTTACACAAGGGCTGCCCGGCTTATTGATGAAATGGAAGTCCGGGGCGTGGTCGGACCCTACGAGGGAAGTAAACCGAGGGAAGTTCTTGTAAGTAAACATCAGGACGACAACGTATCAAACGGCTGA
- a CDS encoding ribonuclease J, translated as MANKKTERIRLFALGGIGEIGKNMYVAELDDDIIILDGGLMFPDDDMLGVDIVIPDMSYLIENRDRIRGVVLSHGHEDNIGAIPYLLKEVNVPVYGSRLTLAFVRDLCRDLKGCPDPQLNEIDSDSKIQIGRSPVTFFHVTHSIPGSLGICIHTSQGPIVYTGDFKLDPTPIDGRETELGKLAALGEKGVLCLLSDSMNAEKPGVSLSESRVGRSLNEAFYDAPGRMIVSVFSTNITRIQQTLEEAERTGRKVVPAGGGMRRVIETASNHDYLSFSPDLIVGPEEAGSLEDNRVVILTAGSKGEPLSALSQMAKGTHRHIKVKPTDRVIISAAPSPGNEKSISQTIDLLHRAGADVVYGPNTVHASGHGSQEELKLMLNLIKPRYFIPVHGEYRMQHAHGRLAENCGIPAKSIFLLDRGECVEFEQRRARQTGKVPVGNVLIDGLGIGDVGNIVLRDRRLLSKDGIIVIVVTLNRRSNECIAGPDIISRGFVYVRESEDLINEAEALVTKTLAACQEQRIMEWSQIKNSIRDTLGRFLYEKTKRRPMIMPIIMES; from the coding sequence TTGGCTAACAAAAAAACAGAACGCATTCGCCTCTTTGCCCTCGGTGGCATTGGAGAGATCGGAAAAAATATGTATGTAGCAGAACTGGATGATGACATCATTATCCTCGACGGAGGACTGATGTTCCCGGATGACGATATGCTCGGAGTGGATATTGTTATACCCGACATGTCTTATCTTATTGAAAACAGGGACCGTATTAGAGGAGTTGTCCTATCTCATGGACACGAAGACAATATTGGTGCTATTCCATACCTGCTAAAGGAAGTGAACGTACCGGTATACGGAAGCCGCCTTACCCTGGCTTTTGTCCGGGATCTCTGCAGGGATCTTAAAGGGTGTCCGGATCCTCAACTGAACGAGATCGACTCAGACTCTAAAATACAAATCGGCAGATCGCCGGTTACGTTTTTCCATGTTACACACAGTATCCCCGGGTCGCTTGGAATTTGTATACACACTTCACAGGGCCCGATCGTTTACACGGGTGATTTTAAACTGGACCCGACCCCGATTGACGGCAGGGAAACAGAGCTCGGCAAACTGGCGGCCCTGGGAGAAAAAGGCGTACTTTGCCTCCTTTCAGACAGTATGAATGCAGAGAAGCCCGGGGTCAGTCTGAGTGAGTCCCGTGTTGGGAGAAGTCTGAACGAAGCTTTTTACGATGCACCAGGGCGCATGATTGTGTCTGTATTTTCAACGAATATTACAAGAATTCAGCAGACGCTTGAAGAAGCAGAACGGACAGGCAGAAAGGTCGTTCCCGCAGGGGGCGGCATGAGACGCGTGATCGAAACAGCTTCGAACCACGACTACTTGTCATTCTCACCGGATCTCATTGTAGGTCCTGAAGAAGCCGGCAGTCTTGAAGATAATCGTGTTGTTATTCTGACAGCCGGCAGTAAAGGAGAACCGCTCAGCGCCCTTTCACAGATGGCAAAAGGAACGCACCGCCATATAAAGGTGAAACCGACAGACAGAGTCATCATTTCCGCTGCCCCGTCACCGGGGAACGAGAAGTCGATTTCACAGACAATCGATCTCCTTCACCGGGCAGGCGCGGACGTTGTATACGGCCCGAATACGGTTCATGCATCCGGTCACGGGTCCCAGGAGGAACTGAAACTGATGCTGAATCTGATCAAGCCCCGTTACTTTATTCCAGTACACGGAGAGTACAGAATGCAGCATGCCCATGGGCGTCTTGCTGAAAACTGCGGCATCCCGGCAAAGAGTATCTTTCTTCTCGACCGCGGGGAATGTGTTGAATTTGAACAGCGCAGGGCACGGCAGACCGGCAAGGTGCCGGTAGGGAATGTCCTTATTGACGGTCTTGGAATCGGTGACGTCGGAAATATTGTGCTGCGCGACCGCCGGCTTCTGTCAAAAGACGGGATTATTGTGATTGTCGTTACGCTGAACAGACGTTCGAACGAGTGCATTGCGGGTCCTGATATTATTTCAAGAGGCTTTGTCTACGTGAGGGAATCAGAAGATCTTATTAATGAAGCCGAGGCTCTGGTGACAAAAACACTGGCTGCATGCCAGGAACAGCGTATTATGGAATGGTCTCAGATCAAAAACAGCATCCGCGATACTTTGGGCCGATTCCTGTATGAAAAAACGAAACGACGTCCAATGATCATGCCGATTATCATGGAATCCTGA
- the dpaB gene encoding dipicolinate synthase subunit B has translation MSLEGKHIGFGLTGSHCTYEEVMPEMEKLVKLGAKVTPFVTYTVSHTDTKFGKSEDWIQRIQSITSEPIVNTIPKAEPFGPKTPLDCMVIAPLTGNSTSKFANALTDSPVLMGAKATLRNGKPVVLGISTNDALGLNGVNIMRLMATKNIYFIPFGQDHPYKKPNSLVADMTKLSAAVEAALKGEQVQPVLVERYSQ, from the coding sequence ATGTCACTTGAAGGGAAACATATTGGATTTGGTCTGACCGGATCACACTGTACCTACGAAGAAGTTATGCCTGAAATGGAGAAACTTGTAAAACTCGGTGCGAAGGTGACACCGTTTGTTACGTACACTGTTTCACATACTGACACAAAATTCGGAAAAAGTGAGGACTGGATTCAGCGGATTCAGAGTATTACCTCTGAGCCGATTGTGAACACGATTCCAAAAGCAGAGCCGTTTGGTCCGAAAACACCGCTGGACTGTATGGTTATTGCCCCGTTGACCGGAAATTCCACCAGTAAATTTGCCAATGCTCTTACGGATTCTCCCGTTTTAATGGGTGCCAAAGCCACACTGCGGAACGGGAAGCCTGTTGTTCTTGGCATTTCTACAAATGACGCCCTTGGTTTAAACGGTGTAAACATTATGAGACTCATGGCGACGAAAAACATCTACTTTATTCCTTTTGGCCAGGACCATCCTTATAAAAAGCCAAATTCCCTAGTAGCGGACATGACAAAGCTGAGCGCTGCTGTGGAGGCGGCCCTTAAAGGGGAGCAGGTACAGCCTGTTTTGGTCGAAAGGTATAGTCAATAA
- a CDS encoding ClpP family protease, whose amino-acid sequence MNQEYRSNQPDQNPPQPQDQGKGKEKDGILDKIQQLGTTNVPKMEESNIHVLTIVGQIEGHMQLPPQNKTTKYEHVIPQLVAAEQNKKIEGLLVILNTVGGDVEAGLALAEMISSLSKPTVTLVLGGGHSIGVPIAVAADYSYIAETATMTIHPVRLTGLVIGVPQTFEYMDKMQDRVISFVTRNSNISEEKFKDLMLSKGNLTRDIGTNVIGEDAVKYGMIDEVGGIGKAIQKLNELIEKAGPSSEPREVVQ is encoded by the coding sequence ATGAATCAGGAATACCGCAGCAATCAGCCTGATCAAAACCCGCCACAGCCCCAGGATCAGGGGAAGGGCAAGGAAAAGGACGGCATTTTAGATAAAATTCAGCAGCTGGGTACTACGAATGTTCCAAAAATGGAAGAGTCCAATATTCACGTGCTGACGATCGTAGGTCAAATAGAGGGTCATATGCAGCTCCCTCCCCAGAACAAAACGACGAAATACGAACATGTGATTCCCCAGCTTGTGGCAGCCGAGCAGAATAAAAAGATTGAAGGCCTGCTTGTTATTCTCAATACTGTCGGCGGTGATGTGGAAGCAGGACTGGCCCTTGCAGAGATGATCAGTTCACTATCAAAGCCGACCGTGACGCTGGTGCTCGGCGGCGGTCACTCAATCGGGGTGCCGATTGCAGTGGCAGCGGACTATTCTTACATTGCCGAAACGGCCACCATGACCATTCATCCTGTGCGCTTGACCGGCCTTGTGATTGGCGTTCCCCAGACCTTTGAGTATATGGATAAAATGCAGGACCGTGTCATCAGTTTTGTAACGAGGAATTCTAACATCAGCGAAGAGAAATTCAAGGATCTGATGCTGTCAAAAGGAAATCTCACCAGAGATATCGGCACCAATGTTATCGGAGAGGATGCCGTTAAATACGGTATGATTGATGAGGTTGGCGGCATTGGAAAGGCGATTCAGAAATTAAACGAATTGATCGAAAAAGCTGGGCCTTCGTCTGAACCGAGGGAGGTGGTACAATGA
- a CDS encoding YlzJ-like family protein, with protein MILYTYQSQDLIFPANEEDFAKQQTMPIPGGSVIVEAVNQAGGAASQYKVIRLVSTDPNMYLDSQYQPGSLLSPDNFSRGME; from the coding sequence ATGATTCTCTATACGTACCAGTCACAGGATCTTATTTTTCCTGCAAACGAAGAGGACTTCGCAAAACAGCAGACCATGCCAATACCGGGAGGCTCTGTGATCGTGGAAGCTGTTAATCAGGCTGGAGGAGCTGCTTCTCAGTACAAAGTGATCAGGCTTGTTTCCACCGATCCCAACATGTATCTGGACAGTCAGTACCAGCCGGGAAGCCTGCTCAGCCCGGACAACTTCTCCAGAGGGATGGAGTAG
- the dapG gene encoding aspartate kinase, translating into MDIIVQKFGGSSLKTAEMREKAAAHVRKAVSPGTKVVVVVSAIGRTGDPYATDTLLNLAGGSRTLVSPREQDLLASCGEAISAVVFSQLLNEKGIKAEAFTGSEAGFRTNDDYTNAKITEMEMSAFSEKLESLDVAVVTGFQGASPSGTVATLGRGGSDTSATALGAALQAKYVDIFTDVEGIMTADPRVVQKAKPLTVATYNEICNMAYQGAKVIHPRAVEIAMQAKVPIRIRSTFSDGEGTLITASAGNTAGMDVEERTITGIAHVSNVTQIKVSARDGEYDLQSKVFKAMASENISVDFINIQPLGVAYTVKDDVAARAVHVLESMGLNPETNTNCAKVSAVGAGMTGVPGVTSRIVEALSSRNIQILQSADSHTTIWVLVKESDMNEAVNALHDMFLGQEE; encoded by the coding sequence ATGGACATAATAGTACAGAAGTTCGGCGGGTCGTCTCTTAAGACAGCCGAGATGAGGGAAAAAGCTGCCGCCCATGTCAGGAAAGCAGTAAGTCCCGGCACAAAAGTGGTCGTCGTCGTGTCGGCAATCGGCAGAACCGGAGACCCATACGCAACAGATACCCTATTAAATTTAGCCGGAGGCAGCAGGACCCTCGTTTCTCCAAGAGAGCAGGATCTGCTTGCTTCGTGCGGAGAAGCGATTTCAGCAGTGGTATTCTCCCAGCTGCTAAATGAAAAAGGAATAAAAGCGGAAGCCTTTACCGGGTCAGAAGCAGGGTTTCGGACAAACGATGACTATACCAATGCCAAAATTACCGAGATGGAAATGAGTGCTTTCAGTGAAAAGCTGGAATCACTCGATGTGGCTGTTGTCACTGGTTTTCAGGGGGCTTCTCCATCAGGTACAGTAGCCACGCTCGGAAGAGGCGGCTCAGACACGTCAGCAACCGCCCTTGGTGCGGCGCTGCAGGCGAAGTACGTTGATATTTTCACAGATGTGGAAGGCATTATGACTGCCGATCCTCGTGTGGTTCAAAAAGCAAAACCGCTCACAGTCGCCACATATAATGAAATTTGCAACATGGCCTATCAAGGTGCTAAAGTTATTCATCCCCGTGCGGTTGAAATTGCCATGCAGGCGAAGGTGCCGATCAGAATCCGTTCTACTTTCTCTGATGGAGAGGGAACATTGATTACAGCATCTGCCGGGAATACAGCAGGCATGGATGTGGAAGAGCGAACGATAACGGGAATTGCCCACGTGAGCAACGTTACGCAGATAAAAGTATCAGCCAGGGACGGAGAATACGATTTACAGTCGAAAGTATTTAAAGCAATGGCCAGTGAAAATATCAGTGTCGACTTTATTAACATACAGCCATTAGGTGTAGCCTATACTGTTAAGGATGACGTTGCAGCGCGGGCAGTACATGTGCTGGAGTCAATGGGACTGAATCCGGAAACGAACACCAATTGTGCGAAGGTGTCTGCCGTCGGTGCAGGGATGACAGGTGTGCCTGGTGTGACTTCCCGGATTGTGGAGGCACTTTCCAGCCGAAACATCCAGATTCTGCAGTCCGCAGACTCCCATACAACGATCTGGGTGCTTGTGAAAGAGTCGGATATGAACGAAGCTGTCAACGCCCTTCATGATATGTTTTTAGGGCAGGAAGAATGA